From Paenibacillus sp. PvR098:
AGCTGGAGCGGCAAATTCGGAAGGCCAAAACGAAGGCGAACCGTAAAATCCGCCAAGAAGGCGGGATTAAGGATTTATTCCGGGTCGAATCAGAACCAAGCGCTTCCTATTCCCTTGAAGATGAGGATGAATACGAATTGGTGCGGACGAAGCGGTTTATGCTGAAGCCGATGGATGTGGAAGAAGCCATTCTGCAAATGAACATGGTAGGTCATAATTTCTTTGTATTTGCTAACTCCGATACGGAACAGGTCAACGTGGTGTATAAGCGTGACGACGGGAGATACGGCTTGATTGAGCCCGCCCGGTAATCCCTTAGCTTGAAAGAAGATCCGAGCTTGCCTGAATCGCTGGTGGTGCGTCGTAAGATGCCCGCGGCGCCCGGGCAGGCTCTTTTTAGTAATATAGGGAAA
This genomic window contains:
- the raiA gene encoding ribosome-associated translation inhibitor RaiA, whose amino-acid sequence is MKFNIRGENIEVTEALRDHVEKKLSKLERYFEAPPTSEVNVTLSVVKGMQTIEVTIPLTGLMLRAEEKHADMYASVDLVVDKLERQIRKAKTKANRKIRQEGGIKDLFRVESEPSASYSLEDEDEYELVRTKRFMLKPMDVEEAILQMNMVGHNFFVFANSDTEQVNVVYKRDDGRYGLIEPAR